A stretch of the Streptosporangium sp. NBC_01755 genome encodes the following:
- a CDS encoding helix-turn-helix domain-containing protein — MGIGSDLADARRSMGMTVGQLSARTRIREVLIQAIERNDFSQCGGDFYARGHIRNIAKVVGLDPETLVHRYDEQHGGVPLPVRASSVFQADMPLKIRERRSPNWTTAMAVALGIVVIFGVVRTMGGGDAPMMDVHPVPVPAALPPPADGGPGSPGRAASLAEGRHKDMVVLQVRAERTSWLDVEDAGGKRLFSGTLKAGKTSTWKAKDKMRVTFGDGGAFSLKVNGKNLGAPGTPGQIINRSYEAPAAKKR; from the coding sequence ATGGGCATTGGAAGCGATCTGGCGGATGCCAGGCGGTCGATGGGGATGACCGTTGGGCAGTTGAGCGCGCGGACACGCATCCGCGAGGTGCTCATCCAGGCGATCGAAAGGAACGACTTCTCCCAGTGCGGGGGTGATTTCTACGCGCGGGGCCATATAAGAAACATCGCCAAGGTCGTCGGGCTTGATCCGGAGACGCTGGTGCACCGCTACGACGAGCAGCACGGGGGTGTCCCGCTGCCGGTCCGGGCGTCCAGCGTCTTCCAGGCCGACATGCCACTGAAGATCCGTGAGCGCCGCTCGCCCAACTGGACGACGGCCATGGCGGTGGCGCTGGGCATCGTGGTCATCTTCGGGGTGGTGCGGACCATGGGCGGGGGTGACGCGCCCATGATGGACGTCCATCCCGTTCCGGTGCCCGCCGCGCTGCCGCCGCCGGCCGACGGCGGTCCCGGCTCACCGGGCCGGGCGGCGTCTCTGGCCGAGGGGAGGCACAAGGACATGGTCGTCCTCCAGGTCAGGGCGGAGCGCACGTCCTGGCTCGACGTGGAGGACGCGGGCGGCAAGAGGCTCTTCTCCGGAACGCTCAAGGCGGGCAAGACCTCGACCTGGAAGGCGAAGGACAAGATGAGGGTCACCTTCGGCGACGGAGGAGCGTTCTCGCTGAAGGTGAACGGCAAGAACCTGGGAGCCCCGGGAACTCCGGGGCAGATCATCAACCGCTCCTACGAGGCTCCCGCGGCCAAGAAGCGCTGA
- a CDS encoding DMT family transporter, whose product MPSGPAGMAWRGTLLAGLGVLVFSGSFPATVFAMEGFDPYLVAVGRAAIAAVAAAAFLLAARVPLLPPGSQLRSYLVIVAGVVFGFPVFSGLALNAGASTSHAAVVIGLLPAATAACAVLRAGERPKALFWVSCGLGAVAITAFTLSMGGGHITGADVLLVGALLSAAVGYTEGGRLARETPGWRVISHTLVLAAPLTVPITVVLALTTDVRPDAASLAGFAYVGLVSMFLGFIPWYAGLAMGGIARAGQTQLAQPLLTLLWAWLLLDELFGPVTIAAALVVLACVALTQRSRS is encoded by the coding sequence GTGCCGTCCGGGCCGGCGGGCATGGCGTGGCGGGGGACCCTGCTGGCAGGGCTCGGGGTGCTGGTGTTCTCCGGGTCGTTCCCGGCGACGGTCTTCGCGATGGAGGGCTTCGACCCCTATCTGGTGGCGGTCGGACGGGCCGCCATCGCGGCGGTCGCGGCGGCCGCGTTCCTGCTCGCGGCCAGGGTGCCGCTGCTGCCGCCCGGCTCCCAGCTCCGGTCCTACCTCGTCATCGTGGCGGGCGTGGTGTTCGGCTTCCCCGTCTTCAGCGGCCTGGCGCTCAACGCGGGGGCCTCCACCTCACACGCCGCCGTGGTGATCGGGTTGCTGCCCGCGGCCACCGCCGCCTGCGCCGTGCTGCGGGCGGGGGAGCGGCCCAAGGCGCTGTTCTGGGTCTCCTGCGGCCTCGGCGCCGTGGCGATCACGGCCTTCACCCTCAGCATGGGGGGCGGTCACATCACCGGGGCCGACGTGCTGCTCGTCGGCGCGCTGCTGTCGGCCGCCGTCGGCTACACCGAGGGTGGGCGCCTGGCCCGGGAGACCCCCGGCTGGCGGGTCATCTCCCACACCCTCGTCCTCGCCGCCCCGCTGACCGTGCCGATCACGGTGGTGCTGGCGCTGACCACCGACGTGCGGCCGGACGCCGCCTCGCTGGCCGGGTTCGCATACGTCGGCCTGGTCTCGATGTTCCTCGGCTTCATCCCCTGGTACGCGGGCCTGGCCATGGGCGGGATCGCCCGTGCGGGGCAGACCCAGCTCGCCCAGCCGCTGCTGACGCTGCTGTGGGCCTGGTTGCTGCTCGACGAGTTGTTCGGCCCGGTCACGATCGCGGCGGCACTGGTGGTCCTCGCGTGCGTGGCCCTGACGCAGCGATCCCGCTCCTGA
- a CDS encoding aminotransferase-like domain-containing protein, producing MNDDSSIVRLAATLREEIGRLRPGDRLPSSRELVRLYNVSPVTVSRAIGRLSAEGRVITKPGSGAYVAPAVTHGADSADLSWQTVALGDRVVDDSEVNGLLTPPPDGVIPLTGGYLNPALRPSRALSAAASRALRRPDVWEMPPLAGSAELRRWFAQELGGDVTPSDVLVVSGGQAALTHAFRSLAAPQTPVLVETPTYPGALASARAAGLRATAVPMDRDGVRPELLAEAFAVTGARVFLCQPTLHNPTGATLTLERREQVLAIARAAGAFVIEDDYARYFTTAPVPPPMVALDTHGTVVHINSLTKVLSPSMRVAGVVARGPAARRLRANQLVESFFVARPLQETALEFVSSPAWRRHLATLGTELTLRRDTLAAALTARMPAAGIHLVPRGGLHLWVRLPAEEDEDAVVEAARRAGALVSPGRIYYPAEPPGPRIRVTHSAAVHTAELVEGVRRLATALDAS from the coding sequence ATGAATGACGATAGCAGTATCGTCCGATTGGCCGCCACGCTCCGCGAGGAGATCGGGCGGCTCCGCCCGGGCGACAGGTTGCCGTCGAGCCGCGAGCTGGTCCGGCTGTACAACGTGAGCCCCGTGACCGTGTCGCGCGCGATCGGCAGGCTCTCCGCCGAGGGACGGGTGATCACGAAACCCGGTAGCGGCGCCTACGTCGCCCCGGCGGTCACGCACGGCGCCGACAGCGCCGACCTGTCCTGGCAGACGGTGGCGCTCGGCGACCGGGTGGTGGACGACAGCGAGGTCAACGGCCTGCTGACCCCTCCGCCGGACGGGGTCATCCCGCTCACCGGCGGCTACCTCAACCCGGCTCTGCGCCCCTCCAGGGCCCTGTCGGCCGCCGCCTCCCGCGCGCTCCGCCGCCCCGACGTCTGGGAGATGCCGCCGCTGGCGGGCTCCGCCGAGCTGCGCAGGTGGTTCGCCCAGGAGCTGGGCGGCGACGTCACCCCCTCGGACGTCCTCGTCGTCAGCGGCGGGCAGGCGGCGCTCACCCACGCCTTCCGCTCCCTCGCCGCCCCCCAGACCCCCGTCCTCGTCGAGACCCCCACCTATCCGGGCGCGCTGGCCTCGGCGCGGGCCGCCGGACTCCGCGCGACGGCCGTGCCCATGGACCGCGACGGGGTCAGGCCCGAACTCCTCGCGGAGGCGTTCGCCGTGACCGGCGCGCGGGTCTTCCTCTGCCAGCCGACCCTGCACAACCCCACCGGCGCGACCCTGACCCTCGAACGACGCGAGCAGGTGCTGGCGATCGCCCGCGCCGCCGGAGCGTTCGTGATCGAGGACGACTACGCCCGTTACTTCACCACGGCCCCCGTCCCGCCGCCGATGGTCGCGCTGGACACCCACGGCACGGTCGTGCACATCAACTCCCTGACCAAGGTCCTGTCGCCCAGCATGCGGGTCGCCGGAGTCGTCGCCCGCGGCCCCGCCGCCCGGCGCCTGAGGGCGAACCAGCTCGTGGAGTCGTTCTTCGTGGCCAGGCCGCTCCAGGAGACCGCCCTGGAGTTCGTCAGCTCGCCCGCCTGGCGGCGCCACCTGGCCACGCTGGGCACCGAGCTGACGCTCCGCAGGGACACCCTCGCCGCCGCCCTGACCGCCCGGATGCCCGCCGCCGGGATCCACCTGGTTCCCCGCGGCGGCCTGCACCTGTGGGTACGGCTCCCCGCCGAGGAGGACGAGGACGCCGTGGTCGAGGCCGCCAGGAGGGCGGGCGCCCTGGTGAGCCCCGGGCGCATCTACTACCCGGCCGAGCCTCCCGGCCCTCGCATCAGGGTGACCCACTCGGCGGCCGTCCACACGGCCGAGCTCGTCGAGGGCGTCCGCAGGCTGGCCACGGCACTGGACGCCTCCTGA
- a CDS encoding DNA translocase FtsK, which translates to MATRTSKGSSGKPPGKGSPGRSGASQARTAPARRASANRGKGAGAARRPASPQHDPISWVLTMIGKLFMGIWMLLAGGIGSAARALGQNARELDPVHRRDGLGLAVFAGAIVLAAMTWRESTGTVSTVVYEVMRGVFGSLTWLVPILLVLLAWRLLRHPDQNADTGRMIIGWSALTVGVLGVVHVVHDTPYPSGGASDGMDKVSAAGGMIGFIVSAPPASILPSFVTIPLLLILSGFGVLVITATPVHRVPERLAEIRHMLFNRDLPSAPRASRKRPTTRKKPESGGAELGDHVKPYDTPVVAESPGGLGGHSPEIVPGLVDESEPSQVRNDAPEPPEPTPAPRKVEQLVLSPQAGPYTLPESQLLRPGTAPKPQTKANTVVVNALTSVMEQFTIDAQVIGFTRGPTVTRYEIELGPAVKVEKVTALTKNIAYAVKSADVRILSPIPGKSAIGVEIPNTDKDLVSLGDILRSPVAQADHHPMIVGLGKDVEGRTIVANLAKMPHLLIAGATGAGKSVCVNGLITSILMRATPDEVRMVLVDPKRVELSVYEGIPHLITPIITNPKKAAEALDWVVGEMDRRYDDLAASGFRHVDDFNKAVRAGKLVPPPGSERVYQPYPYLLVIVDELADLMMVAPRDVEDSIVRITQLARAAGIHLVIATQRPSVDVVTGLIKANVPSRLAFATSSLADSRVILDQPGAEKLVGQGDSLFLPMGASKPMRLQNAFVSEKEIGEIVGHCKAQMAVEYRDDVAAVAASKKEIDEDIGDDLDLLIQAAELIVTTQFGSTSMLQRKLRVGFAKAGRLMDLLESRSVVGPSEGSKAREVMVKPDELPGLLADLRGG; encoded by the coding sequence ATGGCCACCCGTACGTCTAAAGGCTCCTCAGGAAAGCCCCCCGGCAAGGGGTCCCCCGGTCGCTCGGGCGCCTCCCAGGCCCGTACGGCCCCCGCGCGGCGGGCGTCCGCCAACCGGGGGAAGGGTGCGGGTGCGGCCCGCAGGCCGGCCTCGCCCCAGCACGACCCGATCAGCTGGGTTCTCACCATGATCGGCAAACTGTTCATGGGCATCTGGATGCTCCTCGCGGGTGGCATCGGCAGCGCCGCGCGGGCACTGGGGCAGAACGCGCGCGAACTCGACCCCGTCCACCGCCGCGACGGGCTCGGCCTGGCGGTGTTCGCCGGGGCGATCGTGCTGGCGGCCATGACATGGCGGGAGAGCACCGGCACGGTCTCCACCGTGGTCTACGAGGTCATGCGCGGAGTCTTCGGATCGCTGACCTGGCTGGTCCCTATCCTTCTCGTGCTGCTGGCCTGGCGGCTGCTGCGCCACCCCGACCAGAACGCCGACACCGGCCGGATGATCATCGGGTGGTCGGCCCTCACCGTCGGTGTGCTCGGCGTCGTGCACGTCGTCCACGACACGCCCTACCCCTCGGGGGGCGCCTCGGACGGCATGGACAAGGTGTCGGCCGCCGGAGGCATGATCGGCTTCATCGTCTCGGCGCCCCCGGCGAGCATCCTGCCCTCCTTCGTCACCATCCCGCTGCTGCTGATCCTGTCGGGCTTCGGCGTTCTGGTGATCACCGCCACCCCGGTGCACCGGGTCCCCGAGCGGCTGGCCGAGATCAGGCACATGCTCTTCAACCGTGACCTGCCCTCCGCGCCGAGGGCGTCCAGGAAACGGCCCACCACCCGCAAGAAGCCGGAATCCGGCGGGGCCGAGCTGGGCGACCACGTCAAGCCCTACGACACGCCCGTGGTCGCCGAGTCGCCGGGCGGGCTCGGAGGCCACTCACCGGAGATCGTGCCCGGCCTGGTGGACGAGTCCGAGCCCTCGCAGGTCAGGAACGACGCGCCCGAGCCTCCCGAGCCGACCCCGGCGCCGCGCAAGGTCGAGCAGCTCGTCCTGTCCCCGCAGGCGGGTCCCTACACCCTGCCCGAGTCGCAACTGTTGCGCCCCGGCACCGCCCCCAAGCCGCAGACGAAGGCCAACACGGTCGTCGTCAACGCGCTGACCAGCGTGATGGAGCAGTTCACCATCGACGCCCAGGTGATCGGCTTCACCCGGGGGCCGACGGTGACCCGCTACGAGATCGAACTCGGCCCGGCGGTCAAGGTCGAGAAGGTCACCGCGCTCACCAAGAACATCGCCTACGCGGTCAAGTCGGCCGACGTCCGGATCCTGTCCCCGATCCCCGGCAAGTCGGCGATCGGCGTCGAGATCCCCAACACCGACAAGGACCTCGTCTCGCTGGGCGACATCCTGCGCTCCCCGGTGGCCCAGGCGGACCACCACCCGATGATCGTCGGGTTGGGCAAGGACGTCGAGGGGCGCACGATAGTGGCCAACCTCGCCAAGATGCCGCACCTGCTCATCGCGGGTGCCACCGGCGCCGGAAAGTCGGTCTGCGTCAACGGACTGATCACCTCGATCCTGATGCGGGCCACCCCCGACGAGGTCCGCATGGTCCTGGTCGACCCCAAGCGGGTCGAGCTCAGCGTCTACGAGGGCATCCCGCACCTCATCACGCCGATCATCACCAACCCCAAGAAGGCCGCCGAGGCCCTGGACTGGGTCGTCGGGGAGATGGACCGCCGCTACGACGATCTGGCCGCCAGCGGCTTCCGGCACGTCGACGACTTCAACAAGGCGGTGCGTGCCGGCAAGCTGGTGCCGCCGCCGGGCAGCGAGCGGGTCTACCAGCCCTACCCCTACCTGCTGGTGATCGTCGACGAGCTCGCCGACCTGATGATGGTCGCCCCGCGCGACGTCGAGGACTCCATCGTCCGCATCACCCAGCTGGCCCGCGCCGCCGGCATCCACCTGGTCATCGCCACCCAGCGCCCCTCGGTGGACGTGGTCACCGGGCTGATCAAGGCCAACGTCCCCTCCAGGCTGGCCTTCGCCACCTCCTCGCTGGCCGACTCCCGGGTCATCCTGGACCAGCCGGGCGCGGAGAAGCTCGTCGGCCAGGGAGACTCGCTCTTCCTGCCGATGGGCGCCAGCAAGCCCATGCGGCTGCAGAACGCCTTCGTCTCCGAGAAGGAGATCGGCGAGATCGTCGGGCACTGCAAAGCCCAGATGGCCGTCGAGTACCGCGACGACGTGGCCGCCGTGGCGGCCTCCAAGAAGGAGATCGACGAGGACATCGGCGACGACCTCGACCTGCTGATCCAGGCGGCCGAGCTCATCGTGACCACCCAGTTCGGTTCGACCTCGATGCTCCAGCGCAAGCTCAGGGTCGGCTTCGCCAAGGCGGGCCGTCTGATGGACCTGCTGGAGAGCAGGAGCGTCGTCGGGCCCAGCGAGGGTTCGAAGGCGCGGGAGGTCATGGTAAAGCCCGACGAACTCCCCGGCCTGCTGGCCGACCTGCGTGGAGGATGA
- a CDS encoding GntR family transcriptional regulator: MASSDPVYLRVVADIRRQIVDGTLPPGSSIPSRAQLTRKYGVGETAARHALRVLTAEGLIVGRVGSGHYVREQPLLLPLHRWRFHDHHAPFGADVQSQGTRATWEWRAEPTDATPDIAHRLRLDESAPLTRTRYVFRGDGKPIQLATSYEPAEFSEPVTEENPRSLIARLSAFGVKITDIVEQVHTRVPQPAESDALALPAGVNVLHVERTHWAGDRPVETSDIIIPGDRFRLVYSHPLHP; encoded by the coding sequence GTGGCAAGCTCCGATCCTGTCTACCTGCGCGTCGTCGCCGACATCCGGCGCCAGATCGTCGACGGCACCCTTCCCCCAGGCTCCTCGATCCCCTCGCGCGCCCAGCTGACCAGGAAGTACGGCGTGGGCGAGACCGCCGCCAGGCACGCGCTGCGCGTGCTCACCGCCGAAGGCCTGATCGTCGGCCGCGTCGGCTCGGGCCACTACGTGCGGGAGCAGCCGCTGCTGCTCCCGCTGCACCGCTGGCGCTTCCACGACCACCACGCCCCCTTCGGGGCCGACGTCCAGTCGCAGGGCACCCGGGCCACCTGGGAGTGGCGGGCCGAGCCCACCGACGCCACCCCCGACATCGCCCACCGCCTCCGGCTGGACGAATCCGCCCCGCTGACCCGCACCCGTTACGTCTTCCGCGGCGACGGCAAGCCGATCCAGCTGGCCACCTCCTACGAGCCCGCCGAGTTCAGCGAGCCCGTCACCGAGGAGAACCCCCGCAGCCTGATCGCCCGCCTGTCCGCCTTCGGCGTCAAGATCACCGATATCGTCGAGCAGGTCCACACCCGCGTCCCACAGCCCGCCGAGAGCGACGCCCTCGCCCTGCCCGCGGGCGTCAACGTCCTGCACGTCGAGCGCACCCACTGGGCCGGAGACCGCCCTGTGGAGACCAGCGACATCATCATTCCCGGCGACCGCTTCCGCCTGGTCTACTCCCACCCTCTGCACCCCTGA
- a CDS encoding ribonuclease J, with product MSHPHPELGPPPTLPEGALRIVALGGLGEIGRNMAVFEYEGRLLVVDCGVLFPEPDQPGIDLILPDFEYIRGRLDDIEAVVLTHAHEDHIGAVPYLLRERRDIPIVGSKLTLALIEAKLTEHRIQPARREVVEGERHRFGPFECEFLAVNHSIPDALAVAIRTPAGIVLHTGDFRMDQLPSDGRLTDLGGFARLGAEGVDLLMSDSTNAEVPGFVTSEREIAPVIDEVVRTAGKRVIVASFASHIHRVQQVIDAAEKHGRKVALVGRSMVRNMGVARDLGYLRVSPGLIVDSKEIEGWPPEDVVLICTGSQGEPMAALSRMANRDHPIRIAEGDTVLLASSLVPGNETAVNNVINGLSRWGARVVHKGNAKVHVSGHAAAGELLYVLNLTRPSNFMPVHGEWRHLRAHAKLAALTGVPDDHIVIAEDGVVVDLVDGRAKIVGAVPAGYVYVDGTSVGDVTDFALKDRRILGEEGFISIVIVVDTATGKLAAGPEIHARGSGIDPALFDDILPQVERALQENAADGVVDIQQVRRVVRRTVGRWVSDTYRRRPMIVPVVIEV from the coding sequence ATGAGTCACCCCCATCCCGAGCTAGGGCCGCCGCCCACGTTGCCCGAAGGCGCCCTGCGCATCGTCGCTCTGGGCGGCCTTGGCGAGATCGGCCGCAACATGGCCGTGTTCGAGTACGAGGGCCGTCTGCTGGTCGTCGACTGCGGGGTGCTGTTCCCCGAGCCCGACCAGCCCGGCATCGATCTGATCCTGCCCGACTTCGAGTACATCCGGGGCCGCCTGGACGACATCGAGGCCGTGGTCCTGACCCACGCGCACGAGGACCACATCGGTGCCGTGCCGTACCTGCTGCGCGAGCGTCGCGACATCCCGATCGTGGGGTCCAAACTGACGCTGGCGCTGATCGAGGCCAAGCTCACCGAGCACCGAATCCAGCCGGCCAGGCGCGAGGTCGTGGAGGGGGAGCGGCACAGGTTCGGGCCGTTCGAGTGCGAGTTCCTCGCCGTCAACCACTCCATCCCCGACGCGCTGGCCGTCGCGATCAGGACACCCGCGGGCATCGTCCTGCATACCGGTGACTTCCGGATGGACCAGCTGCCCAGTGACGGGCGGCTGACCGACCTGGGGGGGTTCGCCAGGCTCGGCGCGGAGGGCGTCGACCTGCTGATGTCCGACTCGACCAACGCCGAGGTACCGGGCTTCGTCACCAGTGAGCGGGAGATCGCGCCGGTCATCGACGAGGTCGTCCGCACGGCCGGCAAGCGCGTGATCGTGGCGAGCTTCGCCTCTCACATCCACCGTGTCCAGCAGGTCATCGACGCGGCGGAGAAGCACGGTCGCAAGGTCGCGCTGGTCGGTCGCTCGATGGTGCGCAACATGGGCGTCGCCCGCGACCTGGGCTATCTGAGGGTCTCGCCGGGCCTGATCGTCGACTCCAAGGAGATCGAGGGCTGGCCGCCCGAGGACGTGGTGCTGATCTGCACCGGTTCCCAGGGGGAGCCGATGGCGGCGCTGTCGCGGATGGCCAACCGCGATCACCCGATCCGGATCGCCGAGGGCGACACGGTCCTCCTGGCCTCCTCGCTGGTGCCGGGTAACGAGACCGCGGTCAACAACGTGATCAACGGCCTGTCCCGCTGGGGCGCCCGCGTGGTGCACAAGGGCAACGCGAAGGTGCACGTCTCCGGGCACGCCGCCGCGGGCGAGCTGCTGTACGTGCTCAACCTGACGCGGCCGTCCAACTTCATGCCGGTGCACGGCGAGTGGCGCCATCTGCGGGCGCACGCCAAGCTCGCCGCGCTGACCGGGGTGCCGGACGACCACATCGTGATCGCCGAGGACGGCGTCGTGGTGGACCTGGTCGACGGCCGGGCCAAGATCGTGGGCGCGGTTCCCGCCGGTTACGTCTACGTGGACGGCACCTCGGTGGGAGACGTCACCGACTTCGCGCTGAAGGACCGCCGCATCCTGGGCGAGGAGGGCTTCATCTCCATCGTCATCGTGGTCGACACCGCCACCGGCAAGCTCGCCGCAGGCCCGGAGATCCACGCCAGGGGATCCGGCATCGACCCGGCCTTGTTCGACGACATCCTGCCGCAGGTGGAGCGGGCGCTGCAGGAGAACGCGGCCGACGGGGTGGTGGACATCCAGCAGGTCCGCCGCGTGGTCCGCAGGACCGTGGGGCGCTGGGTGAGCGACACCTACCGCCGCCGCCCGATGATCGTTCCGGTCGTCATCGAGGTGTGA
- a CDS encoding peroxiredoxin has protein sequence MSLAVGDMVEDFELLDETGTQRRLSEFLVKGPVVLFFYPAAMTSGCTAESCHFRDLAADFAAEGATRIGISRDGVARQARFAQANQLGFPLLSDPDGAVARSLGARRTIAVGPFLTRRMTFVVDVDHRLLEVIHSETHMEAHADRALEVLRSRPRL, from the coding sequence ATGAGCCTCGCGGTGGGAGACATGGTCGAGGACTTCGAGCTTCTCGACGAGACGGGCACGCAAAGGCGGCTCAGCGAGTTTCTGGTCAAGGGGCCGGTGGTGCTCTTCTTCTATCCGGCGGCCATGACGTCGGGATGCACGGCCGAGAGCTGCCACTTCCGTGACCTGGCGGCGGACTTCGCCGCCGAGGGAGCGACCAGGATCGGAATCAGCCGGGACGGGGTCGCCAGGCAGGCGAGGTTCGCCCAGGCCAACCAGCTGGGCTTTCCGCTGCTTTCCGACCCGGACGGCGCGGTCGCCCGGAGCCTCGGCGCCCGCCGCACCATCGCGGTGGGCCCCTTCCTCACCCGACGGATGACCTTCGTCGTCGACGTGGACCACCGCCTCCTGGAAGTGATCCACAGCGAGACCCACATGGAGGCCCACGCGGACCGCGCCCTGGAGGTTCTTCGTTCCCGTCCCCGCCTGTGA
- a CDS encoding CGNR zinc finger domain-containing protein — translation MAYSGCGEVSYDMDNPADLVIDFVNTYDVESDADSIPSPAALTAWLAGRGLIGPGEVADETDLATAVDLREGLRAALRHNHGRPGGENGDRHEDRDRDRRRDGDGLPRAFAALPLRVALTTDGPVLEPVATGVPGGLAGIAGAVMSTRAGGMWPRLKVCTESTCQWAFVDSSKNRSRSWCSMRVCGNRTKTRAYRARRQTEPGSRHL, via the coding sequence ATGGCATACAGTGGTTGCGGAGAGGTGAGCTACGACATGGACAACCCCGCCGACCTGGTGATCGACTTCGTCAACACGTACGACGTCGAGAGCGACGCCGACTCGATCCCCTCTCCCGCCGCGCTGACCGCCTGGCTCGCCGGGCGGGGCCTGATCGGGCCAGGAGAGGTGGCCGACGAGACGGATCTGGCGACGGCCGTCGACCTTCGCGAGGGCCTCCGCGCGGCGCTCCGCCACAACCACGGCCGCCCCGGCGGCGAGAACGGGGACAGGCACGAGGACAGGGACAGGGACAGACGCCGGGACGGGGACGGGCTGCCGCGGGCGTTCGCCGCTCTCCCGCTCCGGGTCGCCCTGACCACCGACGGGCCGGTGCTCGAACCGGTCGCGACGGGAGTGCCCGGCGGGCTGGCCGGCATCGCCGGCGCCGTGATGAGCACCCGCGCGGGCGGGATGTGGCCGCGCCTGAAGGTCTGCACCGAGAGCACCTGCCAGTGGGCGTTCGTCGACTCCTCCAAGAACCGTTCACGGTCGTGGTGCTCCATGAGGGTCTGCGGCAACCGCACAAAGACAAGGGCATATCGGGCCCGTCGGCAGACGGAGCCGGGTTCACGTCATCTCTGA
- the dapA gene encoding 4-hydroxy-tetrahydrodipicolinate synthase, whose protein sequence is MAAPTGTSDAPFGRMLTAMVTPFTSDGAVDYETARRLATYLVDEQRNDGLVVSGTTGESPTTTDEEKERLLRAVVEAVGDRATVVAGAGTNDTHHSVELARAAERAGAHGLLLVTPYYSKPPQEGIYRHFCTVADATALPAMLYDIPGRSGVPIQRETLERLAGHERIVAVKDAKADLFEGSQVIASTGLVYYSGDDALNLPWLSVGAAGCVSVIGHVAGAEIAAMIEAYHSGDAAGALAIHRRLLPVVSAIMMQAGGAIMAKAALSLVGQSAGPLRPPLVEATDEQLTRLREDLITGGVKLSDEVVT, encoded by the coding sequence ATGGCAGCGCCAACTGGAACCTCCGACGCCCCCTTCGGCCGCATGCTGACCGCCATGGTCACGCCGTTCACAAGTGACGGAGCAGTCGACTACGAGACAGCGCGTCGTCTGGCCACCTACCTGGTGGACGAGCAGCGCAATGACGGCCTTGTCGTGAGCGGCACGACGGGGGAGTCCCCGACGACCACCGACGAGGAGAAAGAGCGCCTGCTGCGCGCCGTCGTCGAGGCGGTCGGTGACCGCGCCACGGTCGTCGCCGGAGCCGGTACCAACGACACGCACCACAGCGTCGAACTGGCCCGAGCCGCCGAGCGCGCCGGGGCCCACGGTCTCCTGCTGGTGACGCCGTACTACAGCAAGCCTCCCCAGGAGGGGATCTACCGTCACTTCTGTACAGTGGCAGACGCAACGGCTCTACCGGCCATGCTCTATGACATCCCCGGCCGTAGCGGAGTGCCGATCCAGCGTGAGACGCTGGAACGGCTCGCCGGGCACGAGCGGATCGTCGCGGTGAAGGACGCCAAGGCCGACCTGTTCGAGGGCTCGCAGGTCATCGCGTCCACCGGCCTTGTCTACTACTCGGGTGACGACGCGCTCAACCTGCCGTGGCTGTCGGTGGGCGCGGCGGGGTGCGTCAGCGTGATCGGCCACGTCGCGGGCGCGGAGATCGCCGCGATGATCGAGGCGTACCACTCGGGGGATGCGGCGGGCGCGCTCGCCATCCACCGCAGGCTGCTCCCCGTGGTCTCCGCGATCATGATGCAGGCCGGTGGCGCGATCATGGCGAAGGCGGCGTTGAGCCTGGTGGGACAGTCCGCGGGACCGCTGCGGCCGCCCCTGGTGGAGGCGACCGATGAGCAGCTCACCAGGCTGCGCGAAGACTTGATCACGGGCGGTGTGAAGCTGTCCGACGAGGTTGTGACATGA